One window of Phycisphaeraceae bacterium genomic DNA carries:
- a CDS encoding efflux RND transporter periplasmic adaptor subunit codes for MRERERPTFSPVWHRVARMTPTLRSHVQITRQHYRGRRWHVVHDPTSNQFYRLSPVAYEMVGLLDGARTVEEVWTHALERHGDAAPTQNEVVELLGQLYSSNLLRVEDTPDVEQLLTRSNKRLKGQVIQKALGIMYFKIRLFNPDWILEKLEPVFRPLIGQTGFVFWLVWVLAAIYPLLTNFDSFSTGFDSAIAPSNWFWLSIVFVITKIIHETGHGVICKRYGGLVPETGVMILVLFPSPYVDASSCWAFPSKWKRMAVGAGGMIFELAIAAGAAWVWAMTLRGDESTGLVNQIAYNIVFISSISTVLFNANPLMKFDGYYILSDLLEVPNLMQRSQQMIQHLIKKHAYRLKDDRPPSTVPSERRILVVFGILSLLYRVFLFVSITLFVMGKMFGLGVVLAVWTMASWFIFPAGKFIHWLSSSPQLADHRMRGLGTSLVIGALGITVLGIIPMPDARYANGIVESKHRSGVFFGSRNGFVTEVFVEPGQWVEAGQVLLVCESPQLLSEIASAEGSLAERQSITRSIATRSAAAIDVAQTYIDAINQQLDTLYRLREKLVVRAPHAGRVIGPDPGRLLGSYLSQGDHICEVVDTENVQVAADMSTAQWLPVLDHRIEEGQINASVRRLADVSSSVRTTDVTFVEGGTRQLSHAALGYAGGGDIEIDQTQESGLVSRRPHFVVELQLPEDTDATFGVPGERVRVRFALEPKPLIAQWADRLRRLVQGRAQL; via the coding sequence ATGAGAGAACGCGAGCGTCCCACATTCAGCCCGGTCTGGCATCGCGTTGCGCGCATGACGCCCACGCTGCGCTCGCACGTGCAGATCACGCGCCAGCATTATCGCGGTCGGCGCTGGCACGTGGTGCATGATCCCACGTCCAATCAGTTCTATCGCCTCAGCCCTGTTGCGTATGAGATGGTTGGACTGCTCGACGGCGCGCGCACGGTCGAGGAGGTCTGGACGCACGCGCTCGAACGTCACGGCGATGCTGCGCCAACGCAGAACGAGGTTGTCGAACTGCTCGGGCAGTTGTACTCATCGAATCTTCTGCGTGTTGAAGACACGCCGGATGTTGAGCAGCTGCTCACACGATCCAACAAGCGTCTGAAGGGTCAGGTGATCCAGAAGGCGCTGGGTATCATGTATTTCAAGATCCGGCTGTTCAATCCTGACTGGATTCTCGAAAAGCTGGAGCCCGTGTTCCGCCCGCTCATCGGCCAAACTGGCTTTGTGTTCTGGCTGGTGTGGGTGCTTGCAGCAATCTATCCGCTTCTGACAAACTTCGACAGTTTCAGCACTGGGTTTGACAGCGCGATTGCGCCGAGCAACTGGTTCTGGCTTTCCATTGTCTTTGTGATCACGAAGATCATCCACGAGACCGGGCACGGTGTGATCTGCAAACGTTACGGCGGGCTTGTGCCCGAGACGGGCGTGATGATCCTTGTGCTGTTCCCGTCGCCGTATGTCGATGCGTCATCGTGCTGGGCGTTCCCCAGCAAGTGGAAGCGCATGGCGGTTGGTGCGGGCGGCATGATATTTGAGCTTGCCATCGCAGCTGGTGCAGCGTGGGTCTGGGCGATGACATTGCGAGGCGATGAGTCCACCGGGCTGGTCAATCAGATCGCCTACAACATCGTGTTCATCTCCAGCATCTCGACAGTGCTGTTCAACGCTAACCCGCTCATGAAGTTCGACGGGTACTACATCCTCTCGGATCTGCTCGAAGTGCCGAACCTCATGCAGCGTTCGCAGCAGATGATCCAGCATCTGATCAAGAAGCACGCGTATCGGCTGAAGGACGATCGTCCGCCGTCAACCGTGCCGAGTGAGCGACGTATTCTTGTTGTGTTTGGGATTCTGTCGCTGCTCTACCGTGTGTTTCTGTTTGTTTCGATCACGTTGTTCGTCATGGGCAAGATGTTTGGGCTCGGTGTTGTGCTTGCAGTATGGACCATGGCATCGTGGTTCATCTTCCCTGCGGGCAAGTTCATCCACTGGCTGTCATCCTCGCCGCAGCTTGCGGACCATCGCATGCGCGGGCTGGGCACATCGCTCGTGATTGGTGCTCTGGGGATAACAGTCCTGGGCATCATCCCGATGCCCGATGCAAGGTATGCCAACGGGATTGTGGAATCGAAACACCGATCCGGTGTGTTCTTTGGCTCACGCAACGGGTTTGTGACAGAGGTGTTTGTCGAGCCGGGGCAATGGGTCGAGGCAGGCCAGGTGCTGCTGGTGTGCGAGAGCCCGCAGTTGCTCAGCGAGATCGCCTCCGCAGAGGGCTCGCTGGCCGAGCGCCAGAGTATTACGCGATCGATTGCAACGCGCAGTGCTGCAGCGATCGATGTCGCCCAAACATACATCGATGCGATCAATCAGCAACTCGATACGTTGTATCGGTTGCGTGAGAAGCTCGTTGTGCGAGCGCCGCACGCCGGTCGTGTCATCGGGCCGGACCCCGGTCGGCTGCTTGGCTCGTACCTGAGTCAGGGCGATCACATCTGCGAGGTTGTTGACACAGAAAACGTGCAGGTGGCTGCGGATATGTCCACCGCGCAATGGCTGCCAGTTCTTGATCACAGGATTGAGGAAGGCCAGATCAACGCCTCTGTGCGCAGGCTTGCCGATGTGTCATCGTCGGTCAGGACCACGGATGTGACATTCGTTGAGGGCGGCACCCGCCAGTTGAGCCATGCGGCGCTCGGGTACGCGGGCGGTGGTGATATCGAGATCGACCAGACGCAGGAATCGGGTCTTGTCTCGCGCAGACCACACTTCGTTGTCGAACTGCAACTCCCGGAAGATACGGATGCGACATTCGGCGTGCCGGGCGAGCGTGTTCGCGTGCGCTTTGCGCTCGAACCCAAGCCGTTGATCGCGCAATGGGCCGATCGTCTGCGCCGGCTTGTCCAGGGGCGTGCTCAGTTGTAG
- a CDS encoding HlyD family efflux transporter periplasmic adaptor subunit, whose translation MIDVSNIKASGWNRVVEELASPAPDDRIFLARLASVLGRVSSARLALLFRVPMSQESPEPDHEQAPELMFIWPAEHMLKMGGKPDLGVRVPDEIADQVEAIHDQRIAARVVASGAGSSSVRVFKLEENSEYYTSDAPKGMVVAVSVPLVEAPNQPAPIGDRAVITILIENRSQQALHTTLAMIESLVGYAHTHVVRQVANRTKQSSAALDLAGRLIASINTAKGFKGACMQVANDLSRYAGADRVTIGWAASVGNKANAGQACRAVAMSDTEHLDRRTNLIQRIEAAMDECLDQEQPVVYPQPPETGEGGDALLGRAIVHSHRELASADARLKIASIPLRIDDGVVGVVTIESTHEGQVSPTIIEMIQATLDLVSPVLVLRKSDDRVLPLRAWDESLKVGAWAVGPKHTAWKLGAIALGLFMLFATLVPLPYRVEAPMELRPVEERVVSVPFGGILSVLPDGIEPGAEVVEGDLLATLDTSEMLDRLAESMANLELADKQADAARNAGKFDDEDQARARATQARAQIDVINQYLSRSEIRAPISGTIIAGDLASSVGQTLQQGQPLFQIAQLEGIRVVARVRDEDIKLVNDRLAREGEVTGYMATKAQPGKRVPIVVERVVPSAQPIDGQNVFEVYAKLADEAQGSVFRPGLEGIVKLDSDRRPLIDIVTRRLRNRIRLWMWW comes from the coding sequence TTGATCGACGTATCAAACATCAAGGCTTCCGGCTGGAACAGGGTGGTTGAAGAACTTGCGTCACCTGCGCCGGATGACCGCATCTTTCTTGCTCGGCTTGCGTCAGTGCTGGGGCGGGTATCCAGTGCGCGGCTTGCACTCCTGTTCCGCGTTCCCATGTCGCAGGAGAGCCCAGAGCCCGACCACGAGCAGGCGCCCGAGCTCATGTTCATCTGGCCCGCTGAACATATGCTGAAGATGGGTGGGAAACCGGACCTTGGTGTGCGCGTTCCGGACGAGATTGCAGATCAGGTCGAAGCAATCCATGATCAGCGTATCGCGGCTCGCGTAGTTGCGAGTGGAGCGGGTTCCAGCAGCGTGCGCGTGTTCAAGCTTGAAGAGAACTCCGAGTATTACACAAGCGATGCGCCAAAGGGCATGGTTGTTGCAGTTTCGGTCCCGCTCGTTGAAGCGCCAAATCAGCCCGCGCCAATAGGCGATCGCGCTGTTATCACGATTCTGATCGAAAACCGTTCTCAGCAGGCCTTGCACACGACCCTTGCAATGATCGAGTCGCTTGTTGGATACGCGCATACGCACGTTGTGCGCCAGGTGGCAAATCGCACGAAGCAGTCGAGCGCTGCGCTCGATCTCGCAGGCAGACTTATCGCGTCGATAAACACTGCCAAGGGGTTCAAGGGCGCGTGTATGCAGGTCGCAAATGATCTGAGCAGGTACGCCGGGGCAGATCGTGTCACCATCGGCTGGGCAGCAAGCGTTGGCAACAAGGCTAACGCAGGGCAGGCCTGTCGCGCTGTCGCGATGAGCGATACCGAGCATCTTGATCGGCGCACCAATCTCATCCAGCGTATCGAAGCAGCGATGGACGAGTGCCTCGATCAGGAGCAACCCGTTGTGTATCCCCAGCCTCCCGAGACGGGCGAGGGTGGAGATGCGCTGCTCGGTCGAGCAATCGTTCATTCCCATCGTGAGCTTGCCTCTGCTGATGCTCGGCTCAAGATCGCGTCGATCCCACTGCGCATCGATGATGGTGTTGTTGGTGTTGTCACGATTGAATCAACGCACGAAGGACAGGTCTCGCCGACGATCATCGAGATGATCCAGGCGACGCTCGATCTTGTGTCGCCCGTGTTGGTGCTTCGCAAGAGTGACGATCGTGTGCTGCCATTGCGTGCGTGGGACGAATCGTTGAAAGTTGGGGCGTGGGCAGTGGGACCAAAGCACACCGCGTGGAAGCTCGGCGCGATCGCGCTAGGGCTGTTCATGCTGTTTGCGACGCTTGTGCCGCTACCGTACCGTGTTGAAGCACCAATGGAACTGCGCCCTGTCGAGGAACGCGTTGTGTCTGTTCCTTTCGGTGGGATTCTGTCCGTGTTGCCCGATGGCATTGAGCCGGGTGCTGAGGTTGTCGAGGGTGATCTGCTCGCGACGCTTGACACATCCGAGATGCTCGATCGCCTGGCTGAATCGATGGCGAATCTTGAGCTTGCGGACAAACAGGCCGACGCGGCACGCAACGCTGGTAAGTTCGACGATGAGGATCAGGCGCGCGCTCGTGCAACCCAGGCGCGCGCGCAGATCGACGTGATCAACCAGTATCTCTCACGATCAGAAATTCGTGCGCCGATCTCGGGCACGATTATCGCGGGCGATCTTGCGTCGAGTGTCGGCCAGACACTTCAGCAGGGGCAGCCGTTGTTCCAGATCGCGCAGCTTGAGGGCATTCGTGTCGTGGCGCGTGTGCGTGACGAGGACATCAAGCTCGTGAATGATCGACTCGCGCGTGAGGGTGAGGTCACCGGGTACATGGCAACAAAGGCGCAGCCGGGCAAGCGCGTGCCGATCGTTGTCGAGCGTGTGGTTCCATCGGCACAGCCGATCGACGGACAGAATGTCTTTGAGGTCTACGCGAAGCTTGCTGACGAGGCGCAGGGCAGCGTCTTCCGTCCCGGGCTTGAAGGGATCGTGAAACTTGATTCCGATCGCCGTCCATTGATCGATATTGTGACTCGCAGATTGCGGAATCGCATCCGCCTGTGGATGTGGTGGTAA
- a CDS encoding efflux RND transporter periplasmic adaptor subunit, producing MIAFAQPEAPARNRSATLSNPELKSFDGYWGFADPHHDTTMGFNFPTDIAEVLVKVGQSVKEGELLVRATDSEIRAQVELQRRRVVNTYEVQAAKNELDLREIEFQNEETVRQKGGGQSSEWEAAKARRDGAQIAYEAAKESMEEQKLVLDRLEAQLATYHLKAPFDGTVAAVQVDKGQVLSHADPVIRVVDVSKLTMLALVPSNEALSLGLKKDDAAWIVLDVPGELRVIKGKVTEVNPVIESAARRMTIRVEFPNLLSVPAGLDAYVRFTEPQGEWAARIYAAENTTAGAGGE from the coding sequence ATGATCGCATTTGCCCAACCGGAAGCACCGGCTCGGAATCGCAGTGCGACACTTTCGAATCCGGAACTGAAGTCGTTTGATGGATACTGGGGATTTGCTGATCCTCATCATGACACGACCATGGGATTCAACTTCCCGACCGACATCGCAGAGGTGCTGGTGAAGGTCGGGCAAAGTGTGAAGGAGGGCGAACTGCTCGTCCGCGCCACTGACTCAGAAATCCGCGCTCAGGTTGAGTTGCAGCGTCGGCGTGTGGTGAACACCTACGAGGTGCAAGCGGCCAAAAACGAGCTTGATTTGCGCGAAATTGAGTTCCAGAATGAGGAGACTGTTCGGCAGAAGGGGGGCGGACAGTCGTCAGAGTGGGAAGCTGCGAAGGCACGACGCGATGGCGCTCAGATTGCGTACGAAGCCGCAAAGGAGAGCATGGAAGAGCAGAAACTTGTGCTCGATCGACTCGAAGCGCAGCTTGCGACATACCACCTCAAAGCGCCGTTTGATGGCACCGTCGCAGCGGTGCAGGTAGACAAGGGACAGGTGCTCTCGCATGCAGATCCGGTTATTCGGGTTGTTGATGTGAGCAAGCTGACCATGCTCGCGCTCGTTCCGAGCAACGAAGCGCTCTCGCTGGGCCTGAAGAAGGATGACGCCGCGTGGATTGTGCTCGATGTGCCGGGAGAACTGCGTGTGATCAAGGGGAAGGTGACCGAGGTCAATCCCGTGATCGAGTCTGCCGCCCGACGGATGACAATTCGCGTCGAGTTCCCGAACCTGCTCAGCGTGCCGGCTGGTCTTGATGCGTATGTCAGGTTCACAGAGCCGCAGGGCGAGTGGGCCGCGCGCATCTATGCTGCAGAGAACACAACAGCTGGGGCTGGTGGCGAATAA
- a CDS encoding DegT/DnrJ/EryC1/StrS family aminotransferase — MPNATATDHTISLAINGGSPVSATPVPFMSLGLTQQDIDAANEVLKSGMLRQAKKCAEFEERFGSMSDAKHALTCANGTCALQLAYGAMLEPGDEVIVPAWTYIATASMLAAAGCKLVFCDVREDTFQIDVDDVAKRITPNTKAIACTHLYGMPVDIDGVLTLAKKHNLHVIFDAAQAHLARYNGKGLGAYGDATTFSFYATKNLGTGEGGMVMTNDDGIARKMGMLRSHGETDKYLHESIGFNYRMNDITAAIGCSKLDTLQDQTHDRQKAAKRYDEIIAEIDGLEAPTHTPNAEPSWHLYTVKFDPAKFTCTRDEFIKALAAEGVPNAVHYPKPLTRQPAFAKFVTEHPPVSAKLSERVFCIPMHHALTEDHFRIVREALTKVADAYRA, encoded by the coding sequence ATGCCCAATGCCACCGCGACCGACCACACCATTTCGCTTGCGATCAATGGTGGCTCGCCCGTCTCAGCGACACCCGTGCCATTCATGTCGCTGGGTTTGACGCAGCAGGACATCGACGCAGCCAACGAGGTGCTCAAGTCCGGCATGCTCCGCCAGGCAAAGAAATGCGCGGAGTTCGAGGAGCGGTTCGGGAGCATGAGCGATGCAAAGCACGCGCTGACGTGTGCCAACGGCACATGCGCATTGCAACTCGCGTATGGCGCAATGCTTGAGCCAGGCGATGAGGTGATCGTCCCAGCGTGGACATACATCGCGACTGCGTCCATGCTCGCAGCGGCTGGCTGCAAACTCGTGTTCTGTGACGTTCGCGAGGACACATTCCAGATTGATGTTGATGATGTCGCAAAGCGCATCACACCCAACACCAAAGCCATCGCGTGCACGCATCTCTACGGCATGCCTGTTGACATCGACGGCGTCCTCACCCTCGCAAAGAAGCACAATCTCCACGTCATCTTTGATGCTGCTCAGGCCCATCTGGCACGCTACAACGGCAAGGGACTTGGTGCCTATGGAGACGCGACAACGTTCTCGTTCTATGCCACAAAGAACCTCGGCACGGGTGAGGGCGGCATGGTCATGACAAACGACGACGGCATCGCACGGAAAATGGGGATGCTCCGCTCGCACGGCGAGACCGACAAGTACCTGCATGAGTCGATCGGGTTCAACTACCGCATGAACGACATTACTGCCGCAATTGGATGCTCGAAACTGGACACACTTCAGGACCAGACGCACGATCGCCAGAAAGCTGCGAAGCGCTACGACGAGATCATTGCAGAGATCGACGGCCTTGAAGCTCCGACACACACACCAAACGCGGAACCATCGTGGCACCTGTACACCGTGAAGTTCGATCCTGCAAAGTTCACCTGCACACGCGACGAGTTCATCAAGGCACTGGCCGCTGAAGGGGTTCCCAACGCAGTGCATTATCCCAAGCCGCTCACGCGCCAGCCCGCATTTGCGAAGTTTGTAACAGAACACCCGCCCGTGTCTGCAAAACTGTCCGAGCGCGTGTTCTGCATCCCGATGCACCACGCGCTGACCGAGGACCACTTCCGGATCGTGCGTGAGGCACTGACGAAGGTTGCTGACGCTTACCGGGCGTAA